From one Streptomyces sp. R41 genomic stretch:
- a CDS encoding winged helix-turn-helix domain-containing protein, with protein sequence MRYAQGGGLTPQGQAVREGVRMLAVDGFARGEKNTVIARELRVSVRSVERWRRSWREGGRQALRPSGPAKRPKVGDSDVAVLEPLLLEGAMAQGWADERWTLSRVRLLIADQLGVSLSIRGVWELLRRHGWSCQQPARRAVERDDAAVSGWVKETWPRAKPSRRRSGHGWSSRTKPLSR encoded by the coding sequence ATGAGATATGCGCAGGGCGGTGGTCTCACTCCGCAGGGTCAGGCCGTGCGGGAGGGGGTGCGCATGCTGGCCGTCGATGGCTTTGCGCGGGGTGAGAAGAACACGGTGATCGCGAGAGAACTGCGGGTCAGTGTCCGGTCGGTGGAGCGGTGGCGCCGGTCATGGCGTGAGGGAGGGCGGCAGGCCCTGCGCCCTTCGGGGCCGGCCAAACGGCCGAAGGTCGGCGACAGTGACGTCGCCGTGCTCGAGCCACTGTTGCTGGAAGGCGCGATGGCTCAGGGCTGGGCGGATGAGCGGTGGACGCTCTCGCGGGTGCGGCTGCTGATTGCAGACCAGTTGGGAGTGTCGTTGTCGATCCGCGGAGTGTGGGAGCTGTTGCGGCGGCACGGCTGGTCGTGCCAGCAGCCTGCCCGGCGGGCGGTCGAGCGGGACGATGCGGCGGTGTCCGGATGGGTGAAGGAGACGTGGCCGCGGGCAAAGCCATCGCGGCGGCGCTCGGGGCATGGCTGGTCTTCGAGGACGAAGCCGCTGTCTCGATGA
- a CDS encoding transposase — MTSHRARTWAPRGSTPVVRFNGASRGRISMAALVCFKAGERSRLIYRPRIQGHHRGAHRGFTWQDYRDLLVRAHLQLGGPVVVIWDNLNVHRCSRLREYAAAHDWLTIVQLPSYAPDLNPVEGIWSLLRRSTTANVVFRDRDHLVQAVRSGLRRIQQRTDLIEGCLAETGLSLNTTTQRKGQ; from the coding sequence ATGACGTCGCACCGGGCACGCACCTGGGCGCCCAGAGGGAGCACGCCTGTGGTTCGGTTCAACGGCGCTTCCCGCGGCCGCATCTCGATGGCCGCGCTGGTGTGCTTCAAGGCCGGCGAACGCAGCCGTCTGATCTACCGTCCTCGCATCCAGGGCCATCACCGAGGTGCCCACCGTGGCTTCACTTGGCAGGACTACCGTGATCTTCTCGTGCGGGCTCACCTTCAGCTCGGCGGTCCCGTCGTGGTGATCTGGGACAACCTGAATGTGCATCGCTGCAGTCGATTACGTGAGTACGCGGCGGCGCATGACTGGCTCACCATCGTCCAGTTGCCCAGCTATGCGCCCGATCTCAATCCGGTCGAAGGCATCTGGTCGTTGCTCCGGCGCAGCACTACCGCCAACGTCGTCTTCCGCGACCGCGACCACCTTGTTCAAGCCGTCCGCAGCGGCCTGCGCCGCATCCAACAACGCACCGACCTCATCGAGGGTTGCCTCGCCGAAACCGGTCTCTCGCTCAATACGACAACTCAACGGAAAGGCCAGTAG
- a CDS encoding transposase — translation MTPPTARTWARRGHTPVIRVRGRSQRRFSVAALACYKQGEHSRLIYRPKRHLDHKRGGRRSFTWTDYRDLLIAAHRQLGAPIVLVWDNLNVHKDRRLREFIDTHDWITCYFLPAYAPDLNPVEGIWSLLRRSSQTNTAFTDPDHLISTLRHGLRQIQYRSKRIDGCLAETGLTLTTSQRQRQ, via the coding sequence ATGACGCCGCCCACCGCACGGACCTGGGCCCGACGCGGCCACACACCCGTCATCCGGGTCCGGGGACGCTCCCAGCGCCGCTTCTCCGTTGCCGCGCTCGCCTGCTACAAGCAGGGCGAACACTCACGGCTGATCTACCGGCCCAAACGGCATCTCGATCACAAACGCGGTGGCAGACGCAGTTTCACCTGGACCGACTATCGCGACCTGCTCATCGCCGCCCACCGGCAACTCGGCGCACCGATCGTGCTGGTGTGGGACAACCTCAACGTCCACAAAGACCGCCGATTACGGGAGTTCATCGACACCCACGACTGGATCACCTGCTACTTTCTGCCGGCCTACGCACCCGACCTCAACCCCGTCGAGGGCATCTGGTCCCTGCTGCGGCGCAGCAGCCAGACCAACACCGCCTTCACCGACCCCGACCACCTCATCAGCACGCTTCGGCACGGTCTCCGCCAGATTCAGTACCGCAGCAAGCGCATCGACGGATGCCTCGCCGAAACCGGCCTCACCTTGACGACATCACAGCGACAACGTCAGTAG
- a CDS encoding transposase, with the protein MRYPQGGGLTPERQAFRERIRLEAAERFAVGASTAEVAKELRVSVRSVQRWRRAWHDAGAEGLRSAGPVSLPKLSEKLFAVLEQELAKGPVAHGWPDQTWTLARIKTLIGRRFHKSMTLSAIARMLHRHGFSHQVPARRAIERDEEAVAGWVKETWPQVEGPWRRSTPGCASKTKPGSR; encoded by the coding sequence GTGAGATATCCGCAGGGTGGTGGGCTGACGCCTGAACGGCAGGCGTTTCGCGAGCGGATCCGGCTGGAGGCCGCGGAGCGCTTCGCAGTCGGTGCCTCCACCGCCGAGGTCGCCAAGGAATTACGGGTGAGTGTGCGCTCGGTGCAGCGCTGGCGCCGGGCCTGGCACGACGCCGGCGCGGAGGGGCTGCGGTCTGCCGGACCGGTATCGCTGCCCAAGCTGAGCGAGAAGCTGTTCGCCGTGCTCGAGCAGGAGCTGGCCAAAGGGCCGGTCGCCCATGGCTGGCCGGACCAGACGTGGACGCTGGCGCGGATCAAGACGCTGATCGGGCGCCGGTTCCACAAAAGCATGACGCTGTCGGCGATCGCGCGGATGCTGCACCGGCACGGCTTCAGTCACCAGGTCCCAGCCCGCCGAGCCATCGAGCGCGACGAGGAGGCCGTGGCGGGCTGGGTGAAGGAGACCTGGCCGCAGGTGGAAGGGCCGTGGCGGCGCTCGACGCCTGGCTGTGCTTCGAAGACGAAGCCGGGTTCTCGATGA
- a CDS encoding TetR/AcrR family transcriptional regulator, whose product MVRSDARENRARILAAAREALAADGSTSMNQISQRAGVGAGTLYRNFPTRESLVLAVYQDEVARITGTVPDLLAQMPPLEALRHWTTDLVEAMRRKHGLGDALGPGAHQAISEQSYGPVIAAITQLLDAGKKDESIRPDADPGDFLQLTGALWRAASSPEDRAPHMLALILDGLSTNR is encoded by the coding sequence GTGGTCCGCTCGGACGCCCGTGAGAACAGGGCGCGCATCCTCGCCGCCGCACGCGAAGCGCTCGCGGCGGACGGCAGCACGTCGATGAACCAGATCTCCCAGCGCGCGGGAGTCGGCGCGGGCACCCTGTACCGCAACTTCCCCACCCGCGAGTCGCTGGTCCTGGCCGTCTACCAGGACGAAGTGGCACGCATCACCGGCACCGTGCCCGACCTGCTTGCCCAGATGCCGCCACTGGAAGCGCTCCGCCACTGGACGACCGACCTCGTCGAGGCCATGCGCAGAAAGCACGGCCTCGGCGACGCCCTCGGCCCGGGCGCGCACCAGGCGATCAGCGAGCAGAGCTACGGACCGGTCATCGCCGCGATCACCCAGCTCCTCGACGCCGGCAAGAAGGACGAGAGCATCCGCCCAGACGCCGACCCGGGCGACTTCCTCCAACTCACCGGCGCCTTGTGGCGCGCCGCGTCCAGCCCCGAGGACCGGGCACCCCACATGCTCGCGCTCATCCTCGACGGACTCAGCACCAACCGGTAA
- a CDS encoding aldo/keto reductase yields MHYIKLGMTGLDVSPIAIGAMTYGEPDRGHPVWSKGEQDARPLIKHALEAGINLFDTANMYSNGSSEEILGRALKDFADRDEVVIATKLRHPMRLGPNGRGLSRKAIMTEVDHSLRRLGTDYIDLYQIHRNDHSTPWEETLEALSDLVKAGKVRYLGASSMHAWEFAKALRLQKENGWARFVSMQDHYNLLAREEEREMIPLCLDEGVGTIIWSPLARGRLTRAWDDARSTVRSETDGAYADLLYSPAEEASNHAIIDAVGKVAAAHGVSRAQVALAWLRRQPVVTAPLVGAGSVRQIDEAVASLNVELTDDEVRALEAPYTPRYDWQGVSDEAEMEAIRQRVPGMALA; encoded by the coding sequence ATGCATTACATCAAGCTCGGCATGACCGGCCTCGACGTATCCCCGATCGCGATCGGCGCGATGACCTACGGCGAGCCCGACCGCGGGCACCCCGTCTGGTCGAAGGGCGAACAGGACGCGCGACCGCTCATCAAGCACGCGCTGGAGGCGGGGATCAACCTCTTCGACACCGCGAACATGTACTCCAACGGTTCCAGTGAGGAGATCCTGGGCCGCGCCCTGAAGGACTTCGCCGACCGCGACGAAGTGGTGATCGCGACCAAGCTGCGCCACCCGATGCGGCTGGGACCCAACGGACGGGGACTGTCACGTAAGGCGATCATGACTGAGGTCGACCATTCGCTGCGCCGCCTGGGCACCGACTACATCGACCTCTACCAGATCCACCGCAACGACCACTCCACCCCCTGGGAGGAGACCCTCGAAGCGCTCAGCGACCTGGTGAAGGCCGGCAAGGTCCGCTACCTGGGCGCCTCGTCCATGCACGCATGGGAGTTCGCGAAGGCGCTGCGCCTGCAGAAGGAGAACGGCTGGGCGCGGTTCGTGTCGATGCAGGACCACTACAACCTCCTCGCCCGCGAGGAGGAGCGCGAGATGATCCCGCTGTGCCTGGACGAGGGCGTGGGCACGATCATCTGGTCGCCGCTGGCCCGCGGCCGCCTCACCCGCGCGTGGGACGACGCCCGCTCGACGGTGCGCTCCGAGACGGACGGCGCCTACGCGGACCTGCTCTACTCGCCGGCCGAGGAGGCATCCAACCACGCGATCATCGACGCCGTCGGGAAGGTCGCCGCCGCCCACGGCGTCAGCCGCGCACAGGTCGCGCTCGCCTGGCTGCGACGCCAGCCGGTCGTCACCGCGCCGCTGGTCGGCGCCGGCTCGGTCCGGCAGATCGACGAGGCCGTGGCCTCCCTCAATGTCGAGCTCACCGACGACGAAGTGCGCGCCCTGGAAGCCCCGTACACGCCCCGCTACGACTGGCAGGGCGTCTCGGACGAAGCCGAGATGGAGGCCATCCGCCAGCGCGTGCCCGGCATGGCTCTCGCATGA
- a CDS encoding DUF998 domain-containing protein, whose translation MNPIVRSGAAARAGALLILVGPLVSWGAEFITAAAWQDPPYSPLYNWVSHLGLTGPPQTAFGQVANSPLGAVMDTGWVIYGTLLIVGAFLVFDPRKGARPIIIMILAVLAGAGVSLVGIFQGSNNNVDNGLIAFHTVGAQGVMLAGNIMAIAVGTGGIPIGLTRGRSIASTALGTAGLIAFPLFMTDVFTGWRWNIGMFERAVIYPIMIGHALLGSSVAATQRHRATHPLAPLPARAES comes from the coding sequence ATGAACCCCATCGTCCGCTCCGGCGCGGCTGCCCGCGCCGGAGCCCTCCTCATCCTTGTCGGGCCGCTCGTGTCCTGGGGCGCCGAGTTCATCACCGCCGCCGCATGGCAGGACCCGCCATACTCGCCCCTGTACAACTGGGTCAGCCACCTCGGCCTGACCGGCCCGCCGCAGACCGCGTTCGGACAGGTCGCCAACTCCCCCCTCGGTGCCGTCATGGACACCGGCTGGGTGATCTACGGCACCCTCCTGATCGTCGGCGCGTTCCTCGTGTTCGACCCGCGCAAGGGCGCCCGCCCGATCATCATCATGATCCTCGCCGTCCTCGCCGGCGCCGGAGTCTCACTCGTCGGCATCTTCCAGGGCTCCAACAACAACGTCGACAACGGCCTGATCGCCTTCCACACCGTCGGCGCGCAGGGCGTCATGCTCGCCGGCAACATCATGGCGATCGCCGTCGGAACCGGGGGAATCCCCATCGGCCTCACCAGGGGCCGCTCGATCGCGAGCACCGCGCTCGGCACCGCCGGACTGATCGCGTTCCCCCTCTTCATGACCGACGTGTTCACCGGCTGGAGGTGGAACATCGGCATGTTCGAACGCGCCGTCATCTACCCGATCATGATCGGCCACGCCCTCCTCGGAAGCAGCGTGGCCGCCACCCAGCGCCACCGTGCGACACACCCGCTAGCACCCCTTCCTGCACGAGCCGAGAGCTGA